The following proteins are encoded in a genomic region of Arcobacter cloacae:
- a CDS encoding NnrS family protein: protein MLLAWYKRFSSQPHQPFFTSGILFFSLFMILFIFSYSNILFLDESILTYHAYTLIFVVFIQFFLGFLFVVFPRFLMQAEILEKEYMQQFFLYFFSSFGIFLTLIFYSKITFLFQICLLITQILSFKLLYTIHKKSIIQVKDDTKWILIALFVGLISHFLFIVSNIDFKYSYFISKIAINSGFYIFLFMIVFTISQRMIPFFTTAKAPNYKINKSSKLLETIFFLLILKVIILSFDNPKLNLISDIPFFIIVTKELIKWKLPILKVPAIMWILYIGLYWIPIALFISIIESLMAFYDSSFYFEKAVIHTIALGYFVTLLIGFGTRVILGHSGTTPHANRFAIFIFIAIQFVTILRIFSSFSINFAFDYQTFINLTAIILLIVLLLWSSKYVKILLKGK, encoded by the coding sequence ATGTTGTTAGCTTGGTATAAAAGATTTTCTTCCCAACCACATCAGCCATTTTTTACAAGTGGTATTTTGTTTTTTTCACTTTTTATGATTTTATTTATTTTTTCATATTCAAATATTTTGTTTTTAGATGAATCTATTTTAACTTATCATGCATATACTTTAATATTTGTAGTATTTATCCAGTTTTTTTTAGGATTTTTATTTGTTGTTTTTCCACGATTTTTAATGCAAGCAGAGATTTTAGAAAAAGAGTATATGCAACAATTTTTTCTCTATTTTTTCTCAAGTTTTGGAATATTTTTAACTTTAATCTTTTATTCAAAAATCACTTTTTTATTTCAAATTTGTTTATTGATTACTCAAATTTTAAGTTTCAAACTACTTTATACTATTCATAAAAAAAGTATAATTCAAGTAAAAGATGACACAAAGTGGATTTTAATAGCTTTATTTGTTGGACTTATTTCGCATTTTTTATTTATTGTTTCAAATATAGATTTTAAATATTCATATTTTATTTCAAAAATAGCCATAAATAGTGGATTTTATATCTTTTTATTTATGATAGTTTTTACTATTTCTCAAAGAATGATTCCATTTTTTACCACAGCAAAAGCACCAAATTATAAAATAAATAAAAGTTCAAAACTTCTTGAAACAATCTTTTTTTTATTGATTCTAAAAGTAATAATTTTATCTTTTGATAATCCTAAATTGAATCTAATAAGCGATATTCCTTTTTTCATAATAGTTACAAAAGAGCTTATAAAATGGAAGCTTCCAATATTAAAAGTTCCTGCTATTATGTGGATTTTATATATTGGACTTTATTGGATTCCTATTGCTTTATTTATATCAATTATTGAAAGTTTGATGGCTTTTTATGATTCTTCATTCTATTTTGAAAAAGCTGTGATTCATACTATTGCTTTAGGATATTTTGTTACACTACTAATAGGTTTTGGAACTAGGGTTATTTTAGGACATTCAGGAACAACTCCACATGCGAACAGATTTGCAATATTTATATTTATTGCAATCCAGTTTGTAACAATACTTAGAATTTTCTCATCTTTTAGTATTAATTTTGCTTTTGATTATCAAACTTTTATTAATTTAACAGCCATTATTTTACTAATAGTTTTACTTTTATGGTCAAGTAAATATGTAAAAATCTTATTAAAAGGGAAATAG
- a CDS encoding tetratricopeptide repeat protein: protein MLKNLLKFLLFSFLGLQTLNASSVVNDGFEELKKGNVLEAANIFSNACNAGASSGCYNLGLMYYKGKDIAQNYSKAAELFTKACDDGHNTACYNLAYMYQNAQGVRLDSLKALELYEKTCQVGVSAACYNIANMYEIGDGIEKDSFKTVEYLVKACNLNHSKACYNLALKYNNEDGVEKNPLKAANLYEKSCDLGYSNACYNLGVMYLNGEYFTKNQGLASSLFKKACDMNLDIACEAYKNLNN from the coding sequence ATGCTAAAAAATCTACTTAAATTTTTATTATTTTCATTTTTAGGTTTACAAACTTTAAATGCTTCATCTGTTGTGAATGATGGATTTGAAGAGTTAAAAAAAGGAAATGTTTTAGAAGCAGCAAATATTTTTTCAAATGCTTGTAATGCAGGTGCTAGTTCGGGTTGTTATAATTTAGGACTTATGTATTACAAAGGTAAAGATATAGCTCAAAACTATTCAAAAGCAGCAGAACTTTTCACAAAAGCTTGTGATGATGGACACAATACGGCTTGTTATAATTTAGCTTATATGTATCAAAATGCCCAAGGTGTAAGACTTGATTCTTTAAAAGCATTAGAACTTTATGAAAAAACTTGTCAAGTAGGAGTAAGTGCAGCTTGTTATAATATTGCAAATATGTATGAAATTGGCGATGGGATAGAAAAAGATTCATTTAAAACAGTTGAATATTTAGTAAAAGCTTGTAATTTAAACCATTCAAAAGCTTGTTATAATTTAGCATTAAAATATAACAATGAAGATGGAGTTGAAAAAAATCCATTAAAAGCTGCAAATTTATACGAAAAATCTTGTGATTTAGGTTATTCAAATGCTTGTTATAATTTAGGTGTTATGTATTTAAATGGTGAGTATTTTACAAAAAATCAAGGTTTAGCTTCTTCATTGTTTAAAAAAGCTTGTGATATGAATTTGGATATTGCTTGTGAGGCATATAAAAATTTAAATAATTAA
- the msrP gene encoding protein-methionine-sulfoxide reductase catalytic subunit MsrP, with protein sequence MNIIKKKSWQINENLVTPKELFEKRRNFIKLGAAALVSTGSIMELLANEKLPVQTLKYIKDGNKNNLKLTSYEQITSHNNFYEFTTNQGAVKNMAHTLKTEDWKIKIDGLVENPMEIDLDDLTKMFQLEERIYRFRCVEGWSMVVPWNGFSLSSLIKKVKPLSNAKYLRFETLVDSSSFPDQKSKMFAALDYPYVEGLRIDEAMNDLSFLAIGLYGENLPKQNGAPIRLVVPWKYGFKSIKSIVKISFVENEPLNTWQKMASNEYGFYANVNPNVDHPRWSQKKERVLGSFLKQNTLMFNGYENEVASLYAGMDLKKNF encoded by the coding sequence ATGAATATTATTAAAAAAAAATCTTGGCAAATAAATGAAAATCTAGTAACACCAAAAGAGTTATTTGAAAAAAGAAGAAATTTTATAAAACTTGGTGCTGCTGCTCTTGTTTCAACTGGCTCAATAATGGAACTTTTAGCAAATGAAAAATTACCCGTACAAACTTTAAAATATATAAAAGATGGAAATAAAAATAATCTAAAATTAACTAGTTATGAACAAATAACTTCTCACAATAATTTCTATGAATTTACAACAAATCAAGGTGCTGTAAAAAATATGGCTCATACTTTAAAAACTGAAGATTGGAAAATAAAAATTGATGGTTTAGTTGAAAATCCTATGGAGATTGATTTAGATGATTTAACAAAAATGTTTCAATTAGAAGAGAGAATTTATAGATTTAGATGTGTTGAAGGTTGGTCTATGGTTGTTCCTTGGAATGGATTTTCTCTTTCTAGTTTAATAAAAAAAGTAAAACCACTTTCCAATGCAAAATATTTAAGGTTTGAAACTTTGGTTGACTCAAGCTCTTTTCCTGACCAAAAAAGTAAAATGTTTGCAGCTTTGGATTATCCTTATGTTGAAGGTTTAAGAATAGATGAAGCTATGAATGATTTGTCATTTTTGGCTATTGGATTATATGGTGAAAATTTACCAAAGCAAAACGGTGCGCCAATTAGATTAGTAGTTCCATGGAAATATGGTTTTAAATCTATAAAATCAATAGTAAAAATATCATTTGTTGAAAATGAACCTTTAAATACTTGGCAAAAAATGGCTTCAAATGAATATGGATTTTATGCAAATGTAAATCCAAATGTTGACCATCCAAGATGGTCTCAAAAAAAAGAGAGAGTTTTAGGAAGTTTCTTAAAGCAAAACACTTTGATGTTTAATGGTTATGAAAATGAAGTAGCTTCTTTATATGCTGGTATGGATTTAAAAAAGAATTTTTAA
- a CDS encoding efflux RND transporter periplasmic adaptor subunit produces the protein MSYKNLSKLPIVLILLLVFLGCEKKEEKKVETKEIKKIEVEVNKITKSNYPIWVNFSGKTEAFKNVEVTSRVSGELKEIYFKAGDEVKKDQLLFKIDDSQYKAILEQKIAGLQKDEASLNLAISNVNRYKPLVKDGLAPREKLDELVATQKQLQAVVNASKASIKQANLDVEYTQIKATIDGKVGQNLLDVGNLVNATSTVLTKIVDSKKLYVNFNPSANEVSLIKKYKSQDNPTVKVKLENNDSIELKGSIDFIDNTTNQSTGTVLMRAIIENEDNIIFPGTFVEIKLFITDEIPVIAVHPNTLGQNQLGTFVYVVNTENKLETRQVEIQYSNEDIAIIKSGLNEGDNVVVSDITKLGNGILVNATVVENKIKN, from the coding sequence ATGTCTTATAAAAATTTATCAAAACTGCCAATAGTTTTAATTTTATTGCTTGTTTTTTTGGGGTGTGAAAAAAAAGAAGAGAAAAAAGTTGAAACAAAAGAGATAAAAAAAATTGAAGTTGAAGTAAACAAAATAACAAAGAGTAATTATCCTATTTGGGTTAATTTTTCAGGGAAAACTGAAGCTTTTAAAAATGTAGAAGTTACTTCAAGGGTTAGTGGAGAATTAAAAGAGATATATTTTAAAGCAGGAGATGAAGTAAAAAAAGATCAGCTTTTGTTTAAAATAGATGATAGTCAATATAAAGCAATTTTAGAGCAAAAAATAGCAGGGTTGCAAAAAGATGAAGCAAGTTTAAATCTTGCCATTTCAAATGTAAATAGATATAAACCTTTAGTAAAAGATGGTTTAGCTCCAAGAGAAAAATTAGATGAATTAGTTGCTACTCAAAAGCAACTTCAAGCTGTTGTAAATGCAAGTAAAGCAAGTATAAAACAAGCTAATTTAGATGTTGAATATACACAAATAAAAGCAACAATAGATGGAAAAGTTGGACAAAATCTTTTAGATGTTGGTAATTTAGTAAATGCAACTTCAACAGTTCTTACAAAAATTGTAGATTCTAAAAAATTATATGTTAATTTTAATCCAAGTGCAAATGAAGTCTCTTTGATTAAAAAATATAAATCACAAGATAATCCAACTGTAAAAGTAAAACTTGAAAATAATGACTCAATAGAATTAAAAGGAAGTATTGATTTTATTGATAATACTACAAATCAATCAACAGGTACAGTTTTAATGAGAGCAATAATTGAAAATGAAGATAATATTATTTTCCCTGGAACTTTTGTTGAAATAAAACTATTTATAACAGATGAAATCCCAGTTATTGCTGTTCATCCAAATACTTTAGGACAAAACCAACTGGGAACTTTTGTTTATGTTGTTAATACAGAAAATAAATTAGAAACAAGACAAGTAGAAATTCAATATAGTAATGAAGATATTGCAATAATAAAAAGTGGTTTAAATGAAGGTGATAATGTAGTTGTAAGTGATATTACAAAACTTGGAAATGGAATATTAGTTAATGCTACTGTTGTAGAAAATAAAATTAAAAATTAG
- a CDS encoding sulfite oxidase heme-binding subunit YedZ, with amino-acid sequence MKRLFIYLVALLPLVYLSIRLFIFENVNDPIKYIYTITGATATVILFFSIIISLIKEKINLMKYRKEVGLLGFFYSFLHLLNFIIFDASFDLLFILEQTLEKPFIYLGMIAFFILLFMAITSTKLLFKKYNKYHRFVYLSLILITIHWIMAQKSLNIEQIIYIIMILIIGYYKLYQYILRNNRLNN; translated from the coding sequence ATGAAAAGATTATTTATATATTTAGTTGCACTTTTACCTTTGGTTTATTTATCAATTAGACTATTTATATTTGAAAATGTTAATGACCCAATTAAATATATTTACACAATAACAGGAGCAACAGCAACTGTTATTTTGTTTTTTTCTATAATTATCTCTTTAATTAAAGAGAAAATAAATTTAATGAAATATCGAAAAGAAGTAGGTCTTTTAGGATTCTTTTATAGTTTTTTACATCTTTTAAATTTTATTATTTTTGATGCCTCTTTTGATTTGCTTTTTATTTTAGAACAAACTTTAGAAAAGCCTTTTATTTATCTTGGAATGATTGCTTTTTTTATACTTTTATTTATGGCAATTACATCTACAAAACTATTATTTAAAAAATACAATAAATATCATAGATTTGTTTATTTATCATTGATTTTAATAACAATTCATTGGATAATGGCTCAAAAATCTTTAAATATTGAACAAATTATATATATTATTATGATTTTAATTATTGGATATTATAAACTTTATCAATATATTTTAAGAAATAACAGACTCAATAATTAA
- a CDS encoding CvfB family protein, which yields MNKKQINEHIYVGELNTLAVNRVSEPGIYLISDDQTEVLLPNAYVNKSMEIGSFLEVFIYTDSEDRLVATTLKPYVYLYEFAFLEIVDNMKFGSFVDIGLPKHILVPKNKQKGTFEVGKRKVLQLLLDEKTNRLIASEKFELLKEIKDLEKNAEVEIILYSKTPLGYKVIVNNSYEGMIYHTEIFENLKIGDKRRAYIKQIRADNKLDISLQKIGVKPSGDKVFDILIQSGGKLDFTYKSEADEIKEKFGLSKKAFKASLTKLIAEGKIILEESCIRVK from the coding sequence ATGAACAAAAAACAAATAAACGAACACATCTATGTGGGAGAGTTAAATACTCTTGCTGTTAACAGAGTTAGCGAACCTGGAATTTATCTAATTAGTGATGACCAAACAGAAGTTTTACTTCCAAATGCTTATGTGAATAAATCTATGGAAATAGGTAGCTTCCTTGAGGTATTTATTTACACAGATAGTGAAGATAGACTTGTGGCAACTACACTTAAACCTTATGTATATTTATATGAATTTGCATTTTTAGAAATTGTTGATAATATGAAATTTGGCTCTTTTGTGGATATTGGATTACCAAAACATATTTTAGTTCCTAAAAATAAACAAAAGGGAACTTTTGAAGTTGGAAAAAGAAAAGTTTTACAACTTTTACTTGATGAAAAAACAAATAGATTAATAGCTTCTGAAAAATTTGAATTACTAAAAGAGATAAAAGATTTAGAAAAAAATGCTGAGGTAGAAATAATACTTTATTCAAAAACACCACTTGGATATAAAGTAATAGTAAATAACTCTTATGAAGGAATGATTTATCATACAGAGATTTTTGAAAATCTAAAAATAGGTGATAAACGAAGAGCTTATATAAAACAAATAAGAGCTGATAATAAACTTGATATCTCTTTACAAAAAATAGGTGTTAAGCCTTCAGGAGATAAGGTTTTTGATATATTAATTCAAAGTGGTGGAAAGTTAGATTTTACTTATAAAAGTGAAGCTGATGAAATAAAAGAGAAGTTTGGTTTAAGTAAAAAAGCTTTCAAAGCATCTTTGACAAAATTGATTGCTGAAGGTAAAATAATCCTTGAAGAGAGTTGTATTAGAGTCAAATAG
- a CDS encoding metal ABC transporter ATP-binding protein encodes MELITISNLSYKYHKTEVLENINLKINDDDFLAIIGPNGGGKSTLLKLILGLLTTQDGNIEKKIKNNQVGYVPQNTNLNIDFPITALEIVLMGHISSKKRLFGYSKEDIACAMASLKQVGMQEFANRKVGDLSGGQRQRVFIARALCSNPKVMLLDEPTASIDVKGQREIYELLKELNKSICIVVVSHDISVLLNYAKNVAHINKNLVYHSLENIEKNINTQNEHLCEVELLSALGKSHVCCDHTH; translated from the coding sequence GTGGAATTAATAACTATAAGTAATCTATCTTATAAATATCATAAAACAGAAGTATTAGAAAATATAAATTTAAAAATAAATGACGATGATTTTTTAGCAATAATTGGTCCAAATGGTGGAGGAAAATCTACTTTATTGAAACTTATTTTAGGATTGCTAACTACACAAGATGGAAATATAGAAAAAAAAATAAAAAATAATCAAGTAGGATATGTACCTCAAAATACAAATTTAAATATAGATTTTCCTATTACTGCTTTAGAAATAGTGTTAATGGGACATATAAGTTCAAAAAAAAGATTATTTGGATATTCAAAAGAAGATATAGCTTGTGCCATGGCTTCTTTAAAACAAGTGGGAATGCAAGAGTTTGCAAATAGAAAAGTTGGTGATTTAAGTGGAGGTCAAAGACAAAGGGTTTTTATAGCACGAGCTTTATGTTCAAATCCAAAAGTTATGTTACTTGATGAACCAACGGCAAGTATTGATGTAAAAGGTCAAAGGGAGATTTATGAGTTATTAAAAGAGCTTAATAAATCTATTTGTATAGTGGTTGTTAGTCATGATATTTCAGTTTTATTAAACTATGCAAAAAATGTTGCCCATATAAATAAAAACTTAGTTTATCACTCTTTAGAAAATATAGAAAAAAATATAAATACACAAAATGAGCATTTATGTGAAGTAGAACTTTTATCAGCTTTAGGTAAATCTCATGTTTGTTGTGACCATACTCATTAA
- the prx-suh gene encoding thiol peroxidase Prx-SUH: protein MATTKLKGNEVTLSGTDVNVGDIAPVVTVVAADLSDVQIGGQNGKAQIVVVVPSLDTAVCAAETRRFNEEAAKVNNAEVIVVSMDLPFAMKRFCTTEGIENLKVGSDFRAKAFAKSYGVLISSGALAGVACRAVFVINASGKITYKEICPEITEEPNYEAALNAAKDATSTSCCGTCH from the coding sequence ATGGCAACAACAAAATTAAAAGGTAATGAAGTTACTTTAAGTGGTACAGATGTAAATGTAGGAGATATCGCTCCTGTTGTAACAGTAGTAGCTGCTGATTTATCAGATGTTCAAATTGGTGGACAAAATGGAAAAGCTCAAATCGTAGTAGTAGTTCCATCTTTAGATACAGCTGTTTGTGCTGCTGAAACTAGAAGATTCAATGAAGAAGCTGCAAAAGTTAATAATGCTGAAGTAATCGTAGTTTCTATGGATTTACCGTTTGCAATGAAAAGATTTTGTACAACAGAAGGAATCGAAAACTTAAAAGTTGGTTCTGATTTTAGAGCAAAAGCATTTGCAAAATCTTATGGTGTTTTAATTTCAAGTGGAGCATTAGCAGGTGTTGCTTGTAGAGCTGTATTTGTTATTAATGCTTCTGGAAAAATCACTTATAAAGAAATTTGTCCTGAAATTACTGAAGAGCCAAATTATGAAGCAGCATTAAATGCAGCAAAAGATGCAACTTCAACTTCTTGTTGTGGAACTTGTCATTAA
- a CDS encoding Na/Pi cotransporter family protein has translation MLKNISMSLGFLFLGYVVITYENFTVLLSGIAIFIIGMFFMQDGFKQLSGGLLERLLQKFTYNSFYAIATGLVATSIVQSSTITTLLTISFVGAELITLVQGIGVIFGSNLGSTTTAWIVSSLGVDVKISAYAFPMLVFGVILRFFKKNSFKGTGNVLLGLGFIFLGIAYMKDGFDVIKDQIDLASYAMDGYAGIILYILIGLLVTIVIQSSAATLAIVITALNADSISYINALSLAIGANLGTVLTAVVASFTSTQDAKRVAGSHVIFNFVTASIITIFIYQFKDFVDLIAPYFGISDDNYGMKLALFHTLFSLVGILVLSPFIPSIARFLERILPQKVSSASKPKFLTPIVLESPDASLVSIKKEIINLYENCQKAMLHALSLHTTGLNKETLAIQLNKDFKIIDTNIDEIYQTNLKSLYSEIIKYSSLAQTNMFDFQQKEAGELKRAASLIVEVLKDTRDIQKNLNFYLKSRNHFIKEEYNILRKELAQILIDIDTLKSLEDDVEQLTQFEIIKSELAQNDLSSSEEIDALIREDKIKSTMATSYMNDSATGYSIQKKLVEVASILFLNSELIKKISEVKNETK, from the coding sequence TTGTTAAAAAATATCTCTATGAGTTTAGGATTTTTATTTCTTGGTTATGTTGTAATCACTTATGAAAATTTTACTGTACTTTTAAGTGGAATTGCCATTTTTATTATTGGTATGTTCTTTATGCAAGATGGCTTTAAGCAACTATCTGGAGGTCTTTTAGAAAGACTTTTACAAAAGTTTACTTATAATAGTTTTTATGCAATTGCAACTGGTCTTGTAGCAACCTCAATAGTTCAAAGTTCAACTATAACAACACTTCTTACAATCTCTTTTGTAGGTGCTGAGTTAATAACTTTAGTTCAAGGGATTGGAGTAATATTTGGATCAAACCTTGGAAGTACAACAACAGCTTGGATAGTTTCGAGTTTAGGGGTTGATGTAAAAATCTCAGCTTATGCTTTTCCTATGCTTGTATTTGGTGTAATTTTAAGATTTTTTAAAAAGAATTCATTTAAAGGAACAGGTAATGTTCTTTTAGGACTTGGTTTTATATTCTTAGGAATAGCATATATGAAAGATGGATTTGATGTAATTAAAGATCAAATTGATTTAGCTTCATATGCTATGGATGGTTATGCTGGAATTATATTATATATTTTAATAGGGCTTTTAGTAACAATTGTTATTCAATCAAGTGCAGCTACACTAGCAATTGTAATTACAGCTTTAAATGCAGATAGTATTTCATATATAAATGCTCTGTCTTTAGCAATTGGAGCGAATCTTGGTACGGTTTTAACAGCTGTTGTAGCATCTTTTACTTCAACTCAAGATGCAAAAAGAGTGGCTGGTTCTCATGTTATTTTTAACTTTGTAACAGCTTCTATTATTACTATTTTTATTTATCAATTTAAAGATTTTGTTGATTTAATTGCTCCATATTTTGGAATTAGTGATGATAATTATGGAATGAAACTAGCACTATTCCATACTCTATTTAGCTTGGTTGGTATTTTAGTTTTATCGCCTTTTATTCCTAGTATTGCAAGATTTTTGGAGAGAATTCTTCCTCAAAAAGTTTCATCTGCTTCAAAACCAAAATTTTTAACTCCTATTGTTTTAGAAAGCCCTGATGCTTCTTTAGTATCTATTAAAAAAGAGATAATAAATCTTTACGAAAATTGTCAAAAAGCTATGCTTCACGCTTTAAGTCTTCATACAACAGGGCTTAATAAAGAGACTTTAGCCATTCAACTAAACAAAGATTTTAAAATAATTGATACAAATATAGATGAAATTTATCAAACAAACTTGAAATCTTTATATAGTGAAATTATAAAATACTCATCACTTGCTCAAACAAATATGTTTGATTTTCAACAAAAAGAGGCAGGAGAACTCAAGCGTGCAGCATCTTTGATAGTTGAAGTTTTAAAAGATACAAGAGATATTCAAAAAAATTTAAATTTCTATTTAAAAAGTAGAAATCATTTTATTAAAGAAGAATATAACATTTTAAGAAAAGAGCTTGCACAGATTTTAATAGATATTGATACTCTTAAATCTTTAGAAGATGATGTTGAACAATTAACTCAGTTTGAAATTATAAAATCTGAATTAGCACAAAATGATTTATCAAGTAGTGAAGAAATAGATGCACTTATTAGAGAAGATAAAATCAAATCAACAATGGCGACTTCCTATATGAATGATAGTGCAACGGGTTATTCTATTCAGAAAAAACTTGTTGAAGTTGCTAGTATACTATTTTTAAATAGTGAACTTATCAAAAAAATTAGTGAGGTGAAAAATGAAACTAAATAA
- a CDS encoding metal ABC transporter permease, with protein MLEVLQYDFIQNALIAGVLISIAAGIIGSLVVVNKITFLTGGIAHSSYGGIGLAIYLGIPVLFGATVFAVITAIIIAIITLKNRTRIDAIIGMMWASGMAIGIIFVDLTPGYNVDLMSYLFGSIVAVSNEDIYYMTILDLFIIGIVVYFYKEILAVSYDSEFASLRGINVKFFYTLILILAALCVVAAIKAVGLILVIALLTIPTYLAETFASKLSSMMIISSVLATIFTILGLVVSYLYDISSGASIIMVAVLVLGVVKVLKIKK; from the coding sequence ATGTTAGAAGTTTTACAATATGATTTTATTCAAAATGCTTTAATAGCAGGGGTATTAATCTCAATAGCAGCAGGAATTATAGGAAGTTTAGTAGTTGTAAATAAGATTACATTTTTAACAGGTGGAATTGCACATAGCTCTTATGGAGGAATTGGACTTGCTATTTATTTAGGAATTCCTGTACTTTTTGGAGCAACAGTGTTTGCTGTTATAACGGCAATTATAATTGCCATAATAACTTTAAAAAACAGAACAAGAATCGATGCAATTATAGGTATGATGTGGGCAAGTGGAATGGCTATTGGTATTATCTTTGTGGATTTAACTCCTGGATATAATGTGGATTTAATGTCATATTTATTTGGAAGTATAGTAGCTGTTTCAAATGAAGATATTTATTATATGACTATTTTAGATTTATTTATTATAGGAATAGTTGTTTATTTTTATAAAGAGATTTTAGCAGTCTCTTATGATAGTGAATTTGCAAGTTTACGAGGAATAAATGTAAAGTTTTTTTATACTTTGATTTTAATTTTAGCAGCTTTATGTGTGGTTGCTGCAATTAAAGCTGTAGGTTTAATCCTTGTAATTGCACTTTTGACAATACCTACATATCTTGCGGAAACTTTTGCTTCAAAACTTTCAAGTATGATGATAATAAGTTCTGTTTTAGCTACGATTTTTACTATTTTAGGACTTGTTGTTTCATATCTTTATGATATTAGCTCAGGTGCAAGTATTATTATGGTTGCTGTTTTGGTTTTGGGAGTTGTAAAGGTTTTAAAAATAAAAAAATAA